From Deltaproteobacteria bacterium, one genomic window encodes:
- a CDS encoding MBL fold metallo-hydrolase produces MSLKISFLGHATVLIESNGVTLLTDPVLSNRIFWLKRQSPLPINPGDLPPLSAILISHAHYDHLDLPSFKYIPSRVPVIVPPELKKLVSKTLKNPVMELKTGETFSVAKDLTVKAFPVAHYGFRILPFRYTKCNGYLINLNGHKIFFPGDTAYRSDFKELTSEGIDMALMPIGCYQPEWFMKKRHISPAEAIQIFEEIEAKQMIPIHWGTFQLSTEPLNEPIEWLERLVAEKGIAKKVQILKPGESFQM; encoded by the coding sequence ATGTCGCTGAAAATTAGCTTTTTAGGCCACGCAACCGTTTTGATCGAATCCAATGGAGTAACCCTCCTGACCGATCCGGTTTTGAGCAATCGAATTTTTTGGCTCAAAAGGCAATCCCCTCTACCGATCAATCCCGGAGATCTCCCTCCACTTTCAGCGATCCTGATCTCTCATGCCCATTACGACCATCTCGATCTTCCTTCATTTAAGTACATCCCTTCTCGGGTTCCCGTAATTGTCCCACCGGAACTAAAAAAACTTGTTTCGAAAACATTGAAAAATCCGGTCATGGAACTCAAAACAGGAGAGACATTTTCAGTCGCAAAAGATCTCACTGTAAAAGCCTTTCCTGTCGCCCATTATGGGTTTCGAATCCTCCCATTTCGATACACCAAATGTAACGGCTATCTCATCAATCTCAATGGACACAAAATCTTCTTCCCTGGCGACACCGCCTACCGGTCTGATTTTAAAGAGCTCACGTCAGAGGGGATTGACATGGCCCTGATGCCGATCGGTTGCTACCAACCGGAGTGGTTCATGAAAAAGCGCCATATCAGTCCCGCGGAGGCGATTCAGATTTTCGAGGAGATTGAGGCGAAACAGATGATCCCGATCCACTGGGGGACATTCCAACTCTCGACGGAACCGCTGAACGAACCGATCGAGTGGCTCGAAAGGCTGGTCGCCGAAAAAGGGATCGCGAAAAAGGTGCAGATCCTGAAACCGGGGGAATCCTTTCAAATGTAG
- a CDS encoding ABC transporter ATP-binding protein, with protein sequence MIQIKDLFKTFRDQDVLRGVNLEIPRGKITVILGTSGEGKTVLLKHLIGFYRPDRGQVVIEGTDISRLSETELNDFRRRFGMLFQEGALFDSLTVGENIAFPLREHTSLSEAEISKKVRELLGHVSLEGAEQKMPAELSGGMRKRVGLARAIALKPQIILYDEPTTGLDPLMTRSINKLILDMEKKFGVTSVIISHDIESALSMGHKIAMLHEGKIIEEGAPQEFRVSRHPFVREFLSDHP encoded by the coding sequence ATGATCCAGATTAAGGACCTCTTCAAAACTTTTCGAGATCAGGATGTCCTTCGGGGGGTCAATCTGGAGATTCCACGAGGGAAGATTACCGTTATTTTGGGAACCTCGGGAGAGGGGAAGACGGTTCTCCTGAAGCACCTGATCGGATTTTATCGTCCTGATCGAGGGCAGGTGGTTATTGAAGGGACAGATATTTCGCGGCTCTCTGAAACGGAACTGAACGATTTCCGGCGACGATTTGGAATGCTCTTTCAGGAGGGGGCGCTTTTTGATTCACTGACCGTCGGTGAGAATATCGCCTTTCCGTTGAGAGAGCATACCTCCCTTTCAGAAGCTGAAATCAGCAAAAAAGTCCGGGAGCTCCTGGGCCACGTCAGTCTGGAGGGGGCCGAGCAAAAAATGCCGGCGGAACTTTCCGGTGGCATGAGAAAAAGAGTTGGACTGGCCCGTGCGATTGCGTTAAAACCTCAAATTATCCTCTATGATGAGCCGACAACGGGGCTCGATCCCCTCATGACTCGATCGATCAATAAATTGATTCTCGATATGGAGAAGAAATTTGGCGTGACTTCGGTGATTATCAGTCATGATATTGAGTCGGCTCTTTCGATGGGGCACAAAATTGCGATGTTGCATGAGGGAAAAATTATTGAAGAGGGGGCGCCTCAGGAGTTTCGGGTCTCACGGCATCCTTTTGTAAGGGAATTTTTGTCGGATCATCCATGA
- the alr gene encoding alanine racemase, whose translation MSRDTPTSVEIDLGALRHNFQFLKKGIGATKALVVVKSDAYGHGAVPVSRTLQSVGADLFGVGTVDEGVLLREAGIKKPILVLLGLIEGKFSELLRYQLTPVLYDFAVARSLHQYLEGRRESLEVHIKVDTGMTRLGLLPEDLPGFLDELSCFSTIKPVGLISHLADADNEEFSKQQALRFEKGRVEFEKRFPKPFCHIGNSLAALDKRYLNYDAVRLGIVLYGSYPVTRQRRQNQLKPVMQWKSRLVSIKKVPKGTPVSYLRSFTTRRATRIGVVPVGYADGYHRLLSNRAFVLVDGVRVPVAGTVCMDMFMVDLYNVPSARVGSEVVLLGNQGREVITADEVAKWAETIPYEITCQVAQRIPRSYIDSERR comes from the coding sequence ATGTCACGCGATACACCAACATCTGTTGAGATCGATCTGGGGGCGTTGCGCCACAATTTCCAATTTTTGAAAAAGGGGATTGGTGCGACGAAGGCGCTCGTCGTGGTCAAGTCGGACGCTTACGGTCATGGGGCGGTGCCGGTCTCCAGGACCCTTCAGTCCGTCGGGGCAGATCTCTTCGGTGTCGGGACCGTCGATGAAGGGGTTCTGCTGCGTGAGGCGGGGATCAAGAAACCGATTTTGGTCCTGCTCGGTCTGATCGAAGGGAAGTTTTCGGAACTCCTTCGCTATCAACTGACCCCTGTCCTTTATGATTTTGCGGTCGCCCGCTCGCTGCATCAGTATCTGGAGGGACGCAGAGAGTCCCTCGAGGTCCATATTAAAGTCGATACCGGGATGACGCGGCTCGGTCTCTTGCCGGAGGATCTGCCGGGGTTTCTCGATGAACTCAGCTGTTTTTCTACGATCAAACCGGTTGGGTTGATCTCCCATTTGGCCGATGCCGACAATGAAGAATTTTCAAAACAGCAGGCGCTTCGATTTGAAAAGGGGCGGGTGGAGTTTGAAAAACGATTCCCGAAACCTTTTTGTCATATCGGGAACAGCCTCGCGGCGCTGGATAAGCGTTATCTCAATTACGACGCCGTTCGTTTAGGGATTGTGCTCTACGGTTCTTATCCGGTGACACGTCAGAGGCGGCAAAACCAGCTCAAGCCGGTGATGCAATGGAAGAGCCGGCTTGTTTCTATTAAAAAGGTTCCCAAGGGGACACCGGTCAGCTATCTCAGAAGCTTTACGACGAGACGGGCGACACGGATCGGTGTGGTTCCTGTCGGATATGCCGATGGTTATCATCGATTGCTTTCGAACCGGGCTTTTGTTCTTGTCGATGGGGTCAGAGTCCCTGTAGCTGGGACTGTCTGTATGGATATGTTTATGGTCGATCTTTACAATGTCCCATCGGCACGAGTCGGAAGTGAGGTTGTCTTGTTGGGAAATCAGGGGCGTGAAGTGATTACGGCTGACGAAGTAGCGAAATGGGCGGAGACAATTCCTTATGAAATCACTTGTCAGGTGGCACAACGGATCCCTCGATCCTATATTGATTCAGAGAGGCGTTAA
- the purE gene encoding 5-(carboxyamino)imidazole ribonucleotide mutase gives MTHRKPIVGILMGSDSDLEVMQETSSVLEEFGVPNEMVIASAHRSPRRTAVYAGSAEKRGIRILIAGAGHAAHLAGMVAALTTLPVIGVPIDSSALKGLDSILSTVQMPGGIPVATMAIGKAGAKNAALMAIEILALTDRSLKKKLIQYRKRMEKKLEEKDHQLRQAAR, from the coding sequence ATGACTCATAGAAAACCGATTGTAGGGATCTTGATGGGGAGTGATTCAGATCTCGAGGTGATGCAAGAGACGTCCAGTGTGCTCGAGGAGTTTGGGGTGCCGAATGAAATGGTGATCGCCTCGGCGCATCGGAGTCCACGAAGGACCGCTGTTTATGCCGGTTCGGCAGAGAAGCGGGGGATTCGGATCCTGATTGCAGGTGCCGGTCATGCCGCGCATCTGGCCGGCATGGTTGCTGCCTTGACGACACTTCCGGTGATCGGAGTGCCGATTGATTCCTCGGCACTGAAGGGACTGGATTCCATTTTATCGACAGTTCAGATGCCGGGAGGGATTCCTGTAGCGACGATGGCGATCGGGAAGGCAGGGGCGAAAAATGCCGCTCTGATGGCGATCGAAATCCTCGCCTTGACCGATCGGTCACTTAAGAAAAAATTGATCCAGTATCGCAAACGGATGGAGAAGAAGCTGGAGGAGAAGGATCATCAACTCCGGCAGGCTGCGAGATGA
- a CDS encoding DUF721 domain-containing protein, with translation MRKKSNKLEQLGSILPSAMKQWRVDNKMTVWSLQEKWPKIVGEPLARKTHPLRIQSSTLWIGVSSPAWANELQLLQCELLEKIQSEFPLIREIRFQIETVSSGRIR, from the coding sequence TTAGAGCAGTTAGGCTCGATCCTCCCCTCCGCTATGAAGCAGTGGAGGGTTGATAACAAGATGACTGTCTGGTCACTGCAGGAGAAGTGGCCAAAGATCGTCGGCGAACCCCTCGCGCGTAAAACACACCCCTTGAGAATCCAGTCTTCGACACTTTGGATCGGTGTTTCGAGCCCGGCATGGGCCAATGAGCTCCAGCTGCTTCAATGTGAACTGCTGGAGAAAATTCAGTCAGAATTTCCATTGATTCGTGAAATCCGTTTTCAGATCGAAACCGTTTCTTCCGGACGAATCCGGTGA
- a CDS encoding MCE family protein — protein MKLAYETKVGLFALIAILIIAYAIIRVGDRGAIKGRGYRVSVTISSAEGLTRKTPVEVAGIQVGYVESLDLVEGRRARAVLRLDQRVRLGADAEATVRTKGFLGETYVDLEPGDLKKGEISEGGEILVVNPYTDVGRIVSEAAGFLETLKRFSENNEENVQRILSGLAQFSEDLSTIFSSRKEEISETMDRLSNISRKIDDGRGTLGRLVNDEEIADNLNEAAKGVSTAVGGVSRFQMGFDYHLEYLGVTKDYKNYVGLNLKPRPDKYFRLEFVVDPQPSPDQTITTTTETTGGVTTTTVTDERVINRDDFRISAQLAKSFYDFTVRAGVIESRGGAGLDWEHGPLKVEFSAFDFRTTDGQRPHLKALGRVSLTRNIFIVSGLDDFISPEHNPDWFVGAGLALIDEDIKSLFSAATLSAARR, from the coding sequence ATGAAACTTGCGTACGAAACAAAAGTCGGTCTTTTTGCGCTCATCGCGATTCTTATTATTGCCTACGCCATCATTCGTGTCGGTGATCGAGGGGCGATAAAAGGGCGAGGGTATCGCGTTTCTGTAACAATCAGTTCCGCGGAGGGGCTGACGCGCAAGACCCCCGTCGAGGTGGCTGGGATTCAGGTAGGGTATGTCGAGAGTCTGGATCTTGTGGAGGGGAGACGTGCAAGGGCGGTCTTGAGACTGGACCAACGTGTCCGACTGGGCGCTGATGCGGAGGCGACGGTTCGGACCAAGGGTTTTTTGGGGGAGACCTATGTCGATCTGGAACCTGGTGATCTGAAAAAAGGGGAGATTTCGGAGGGGGGCGAGATCCTCGTCGTGAATCCGTACACCGATGTCGGACGGATCGTCTCTGAGGCGGCAGGTTTTTTGGAGACGCTGAAGCGGTTCAGCGAGAACAACGAAGAGAATGTCCAGCGGATCCTCAGTGGCCTGGCACAATTTTCCGAAGATCTGAGCACTATCTTTTCCAGCCGAAAAGAAGAGATCAGTGAGACGATGGATCGGCTTTCGAATATTTCAAGAAAGATAGACGATGGGCGTGGGACCCTGGGGCGGCTTGTGAATGACGAGGAGATTGCTGACAATCTCAATGAGGCGGCCAAGGGTGTTTCGACGGCGGTTGGCGGTGTGAGCCGGTTTCAGATGGGTTTTGACTATCACCTCGAATATTTGGGAGTGACGAAGGATTATAAGAATTATGTGGGACTGAATCTCAAGCCAAGGCCGGACAAGTATTTCCGGCTTGAGTTTGTTGTCGATCCCCAGCCCTCTCCAGATCAGACGATTACCACAACAACAGAGACGACAGGGGGGGTCACAACAACAACGGTGACCGACGAACGTGTGATTAACCGTGATGACTTCAGGATCTCTGCGCAACTCGCGAAGAGCTTTTATGATTTTACAGTCCGAGCCGGTGTGATCGAGTCCCGAGGAGGAGCGGGTCTTGATTGGGAGCACGGTCCTTTGAAGGTTGAGTTCTCCGCCTTTGATTTCAGAACCACCGATGGCCAGCGTCCTCATCTGAAGGCACTGGGTCGCGTGAGCCTTACGAGAAATATCTTCATTGTTTCCGGTCTGGATGATTTTATCTCCCCCGAACATAACCCGGACTGGTTTGTCGGGGCGGGGCTTGCCTTGATCGATGAGGATATTAAGTCACTTTTCTCAGCGGCGACCTTAAGTGCCGCTCGACGGTAG
- a CDS encoding DUF1015 domain-containing protein, translating into MKNQTQKIAPFRALRYSREKVRDLSQVIAPPYDVISGELQRHLYEQNPYNVIRLELGERSETDSSKDNRYTRSAHDFGEWIQNGILARDSDPSFYLYQQEFTTEGEKRWRRRGFFALRRLEEFGGAVRPHETTMEGPKKDRLQLMQACHANFSPIFMIYPDPKREIVSSLEPFYNTEPIIDIVDRDSVCHQLWQVKDPEILRAVSEKMEQKTLLIADGHHRYEVGLAYRREMLQKYPKADSQAPFHYILTYFNEMDDPGLIIFPTHRVVLKQAALDSSRILTQLRGEFEIESFQSKNRTEFLQALEELKGHGSGFGLVMSRDQKYHLVTSQKSKGVLDVIQVHETLFRKILGISEQEERNPERVSYVKEEAALFKMVEESSESVGILLNAPRTQEVIEAAERGVILPPKSTYFYPKLVTGLVFHRIRPEETVSI; encoded by the coding sequence TTGAAAAACCAAACCCAAAAAATCGCCCCCTTTCGTGCCCTTCGCTACTCGCGCGAGAAGGTTCGTGATCTGTCTCAGGTGATTGCCCCCCCTTACGATGTGATTTCCGGTGAGTTACAAAGACACCTTTATGAGCAGAATCCCTACAATGTGATCCGATTGGAATTAGGGGAGAGAAGCGAGACCGATTCTTCAAAAGACAATCGCTACACAAGATCGGCACATGATTTTGGAGAATGGATCCAGAATGGCATCCTCGCTCGTGATTCGGACCCCTCTTTTTATCTCTATCAGCAGGAGTTCACGACTGAGGGGGAGAAGAGGTGGAGACGACGTGGGTTTTTTGCCTTGAGAAGACTGGAAGAATTTGGCGGTGCCGTTCGTCCCCATGAGACGACAATGGAGGGGCCCAAAAAAGATCGTCTTCAGCTCATGCAGGCCTGTCATGCGAATTTCAGTCCGATTTTTATGATTTATCCCGATCCCAAGCGAGAGATTGTTTCCTCTCTAGAGCCTTTTTATAATACAGAGCCGATTATTGATATTGTCGATCGTGATTCGGTCTGTCATCAGCTCTGGCAGGTGAAGGATCCGGAAATCTTAAGGGCAGTTTCTGAGAAGATGGAACAGAAGACCTTGCTGATTGCAGATGGTCATCATCGTTACGAGGTGGGTTTGGCCTACCGGAGGGAGATGCTTCAAAAATACCCGAAGGCCGATTCCCAGGCCCCGTTTCATTATATCCTGACCTATTTTAATGAAATGGATGATCCGGGCTTGATTATTTTCCCGACTCATCGGGTTGTATTGAAGCAAGCGGCCCTCGATTCCTCCAGGATTTTGACGCAACTTCGGGGAGAATTTGAGATCGAATCATTTCAATCAAAAAACCGGACCGAGTTTCTTCAAGCCTTGGAAGAACTGAAAGGCCATGGGAGCGGTTTTGGATTGGTGATGTCACGGGACCAAAAATACCACCTCGTTACTTCTCAAAAATCGAAAGGGGTCCTGGATGTGATTCAGGTTCACGAAACTCTTTTCCGAAAAATCCTCGGTATTAGCGAGCAAGAGGAGAGGAATCCAGAAAGGGTTTCTTATGTGAAAGAAGAGGCGGCTCTGTTCAAGATGGTGGAAGAATCATCAGAGAGCGTCGGCATTCTCCTCAATGCGCCGAGAACGCAGGAGGTGATTGAGGCGGCTGAAAGAGGTGTCATCCTTCCTCCGAAGTCGACTTATTTTTACCCAAAACTTGTTACGGGCCTTGTCTTTCACCGGATTCGTCCGGAAGAAACGGTTTCGATCTGA
- a CDS encoding threonylcarbamoyl-AMP synthase has product MSRLLKINQESPETDLIRQAVGMIREGAICAYPTETFYGLGVDIGNEMAIKRLFDLKRRDYGNPIAVIVADRDMLVSIVQEVPDHALVLMDLFWPGPLTILFRTNKQVSRQLTTNTGKIGIRISSHPVATALVKGLGRPLSTTSANLSGFPPSTDPKHVRSYFGDKVDLVVDGGELSPSLGSTVVDVTEEKIAIIREGVIPADMIFKHFEKEEAI; this is encoded by the coding sequence ATGAGTCGTCTTTTAAAAATAAATCAGGAGTCTCCTGAAACTGATCTCATCCGACAGGCGGTTGGAATGATTCGAGAGGGGGCTATTTGTGCCTACCCGACGGAGACTTTTTATGGCCTGGGGGTTGATATCGGAAATGAAATGGCGATCAAGCGGCTGTTTGACCTGAAGAGGCGTGATTATGGGAATCCGATTGCCGTGATTGTCGCTGATAGGGATATGCTCGTCTCTATTGTTCAGGAGGTTCCCGATCATGCCCTGGTTCTTATGGATCTCTTTTGGCCGGGCCCGCTCACGATTCTGTTTCGAACGAACAAACAGGTATCACGACAATTAACAACCAACACCGGCAAAATCGGGATTCGAATTTCTTCTCATCCTGTTGCGACCGCCCTTGTGAAAGGGCTTGGGAGGCCTTTAAGCACCACGTCGGCGAATCTCTCAGGTTTTCCTCCGTCGACAGACCCAAAACATGTCCGAAGCTATTTTGGAGACAAGGTTGATTTGGTTGTCGATGGGGGGGAGCTTTCTCCCTCTCTCGGTTCGACAGTTGTCGATGTGACCGAGGAGAAGATTGCGATCATCCGGGAAGGGGTCATTCCCGCCGACATGATTTTTAAACATTTTGAGAAAGAAGAGGCGATTTGA
- the thiS gene encoding sulfur carrier protein ThiS yields the protein MISVQINGEEKQIESQQTVQKLLEFLRIKNQAVAVAINNEIVPNSEVITREIHEGDRIEVVRPVGGG from the coding sequence GTGATATCGGTCCAAATCAATGGGGAAGAAAAACAAATCGAGAGTCAGCAAACTGTTCAAAAACTCCTCGAGTTCTTGAGAATTAAAAATCAAGCTGTCGCTGTTGCGATCAATAACGAGATCGTACCTAACTCTGAAGTCATTACACGAGAGATTCATGAAGGGGATCGCATCGAAGTTGTACGACCTGTGGGGGGGGGATAA
- a CDS encoding ABC transporter permease — protein sequence MKSLVRWHNGSLDPILIQRGVKALGRRLLKTLEELGEFFIFFLSIFRWIFRPPFRHEQLFKQMEFIGVRSLPIIVLTATFTGMVFALQTGYTFRLFNAESLVGTTVGMSLSREIGPVFTALMVVARAGSAMAAEIGTMKVTEQVEALRAMAVSPIQYLVLPRVIAGFFMLPLLAGVFTFVGVVGAYLVSVYLLQIPEAAFVNRLVYYVDANDFVGGLIKAAAFGFSLSLISCHQGYRTYGGAEGVGRSTTRAVVISSVTILVLNYFLSTLIIEFLPDF from the coding sequence ATGAAATCACTTGTCAGGTGGCACAACGGATCCCTCGATCCTATATTGATTCAGAGAGGCGTTAAGGCGCTCGGTCGACGTCTTCTGAAAACCCTCGAAGAGCTCGGGGAGTTTTTTATCTTTTTTTTGTCCATCTTCCGGTGGATTTTTCGACCTCCCTTCCGACACGAGCAGCTTTTCAAGCAGATGGAGTTCATCGGTGTTCGCTCCCTTCCGATCATTGTTTTGACGGCGACCTTTACCGGAATGGTTTTTGCGCTTCAGACCGGGTACACCTTCCGGCTTTTTAATGCCGAATCGCTTGTCGGGACGACAGTCGGGATGTCTCTCTCGCGGGAGATCGGGCCTGTCTTTACAGCGCTTATGGTGGTGGCACGGGCCGGTTCTGCGATGGCGGCGGAGATTGGGACGATGAAGGTCACCGAACAGGTGGAGGCGCTTCGCGCGATGGCGGTCAGTCCGATCCAATATCTGGTTTTGCCCCGCGTGATCGCCGGATTTTTCATGCTTCCGCTGCTGGCAGGTGTTTTTACGTTCGTCGGTGTCGTTGGGGCCTATCTCGTTTCGGTCTATCTTTTGCAAATACCTGAAGCGGCCTTTGTGAATCGGCTTGTTTATTATGTCGATGCCAATGATTTTGTGGGTGGCCTTATCAAGGCAGCGGCGTTTGGATTTAGCCTCTCTCTGATTAGCTGTCATCAAGGCTACAGGACGTACGGGGGGGCGGAAGGGGTCGGCCGTTCGACAACGCGTGCCGTGGTTATTTCTTCAGTGACGATTCTTGTCCTTAATTATTTTCTTTCAACCCTGATTATAGAATTTCTACCGGACTTCTGA
- the purD gene encoding phosphoribosylamine--glycine ligase: protein MKILVIGSGGREHAIIWKLSQSKRVKKIYAAPGNAGIASLAECVPIAADDLKGLLTVSKEKRIDLVVVGPELPLTLGIQDFFAKEKIPLFGPSKAAAVLEGSKAFTKQLLRDAKVPTAQFESFTDFDQAVDFLQTQSYPVVIKADGLAAGKGVMICKDRKEAVEALSLLMKGKIFGEAGSSVVIEEYLEGQEVSFHVLVDGTSVLPLASSQDHKRVGDRDEGPNTGGMGAFSPTPLVSVAMEKEILEKILVPTLQTLQKRGIDYRGVLYAGLMLTSSGPKILEYNVRLGDPETQPLLVRFEDDLIDLMEKTIIGRLKGVTLHWRPESSICVVMTAHGYPGKVQIGDEITGLERAEKMPKTVVFHAGTRLEGGKYLTCGGRVLGLTSWGKDLREARERAYDACEKIYWRGVHYRKDIGWKESME from the coding sequence ATGAAAATCCTCGTCATCGGCTCCGGTGGTCGTGAGCATGCAATCATCTGGAAGCTCTCTCAAAGCAAACGGGTCAAAAAGATTTATGCGGCGCCGGGGAATGCTGGGATCGCCTCTTTGGCCGAGTGCGTTCCGATTGCGGCAGATGACCTGAAGGGGCTTCTTACCGTCTCGAAGGAGAAGAGGATCGATCTGGTAGTTGTCGGGCCTGAACTTCCACTGACGTTGGGGATTCAGGATTTTTTCGCAAAGGAAAAAATTCCCCTCTTCGGTCCCTCCAAGGCGGCTGCGGTTCTGGAGGGGTCAAAGGCGTTTACGAAACAACTTCTGCGTGATGCAAAAGTACCAACCGCTCAATTTGAAAGCTTTACCGATTTTGATCAGGCGGTCGACTTCCTGCAGACCCAATCTTATCCAGTTGTGATCAAGGCAGATGGACTTGCCGCAGGAAAGGGGGTCATGATCTGCAAGGATCGAAAGGAGGCGGTTGAGGCGCTGAGCCTGCTGATGAAGGGGAAGATATTTGGGGAGGCAGGAAGCTCTGTCGTCATCGAAGAATATCTGGAGGGACAGGAGGTCTCTTTTCATGTCTTGGTCGATGGGACTTCTGTCTTGCCTCTGGCAAGCTCTCAGGATCACAAGAGGGTGGGGGATCGTGATGAAGGGCCAAACACCGGTGGCATGGGGGCCTTCAGTCCAACCCCCCTTGTTTCTGTTGCGATGGAGAAGGAGATTCTCGAGAAAATTCTTGTCCCAACGCTTCAGACCCTTCAGAAACGGGGGATTGATTATCGTGGGGTCCTGTATGCCGGTCTTATGTTAACCTCTTCGGGACCAAAAATCCTGGAGTATAATGTACGACTCGGCGACCCTGAGACACAACCACTGCTGGTTCGGTTCGAAGACGACCTGATCGATCTCATGGAGAAGACAATTATCGGTCGCTTAAAAGGGGTGACGTTACACTGGAGACCTGAGAGTTCGATTTGTGTCGTGATGACGGCTCATGGTTATCCGGGGAAGGTGCAGATCGGCGATGAAATCACGGGTCTCGAGCGGGCAGAAAAGATGCCGAAGACGGTTGTCTTTCACGCAGGGACTCGGCTAGAAGGGGGAAAATATCTGACATGCGGGGGCAGGGTCCTCGGTCTGACAAGTTGGGGGAAGGACTTGAGAGAGGCGCGTGAGCGTGCATATGATGCGTGTGAGAAGATTTATTGGAGAGGGGTGCATTACCGGAAAGACATAGGATGGAAAGAATCAATGGAATAA
- the purH gene encoding bifunctional phosphoribosylaminoimidazolecarboxamide formyltransferase/IMP cyclohydrolase: protein MPRIQRALLSVSNKKGIVEFAQFLESIGIEILSTGRTAQILQEKGLNIREVSNYTGQPEILDGRVKTLHPKIHGGILAVRSDKGHLQEIKELGISLIDLVVVNLYPFEETIQKKNVTLQEAIENIDIGGPAMLRAAAKNWQDVAVICDPDDYADLIEELKQRKGEISKETSFRLSKKVFALTSRYDGAVAAYFSGGREEEFPEVFSLQAEKIQDLRYGENPHQKAAFYKAVGATGRSPLQEASVTSSKQLHGKELSFNNILDLDATIELVKEFEAPACVIVKHTNPCGVAVGTIANRDRDRGTCRQLFVEARSCDPLSAFGGIIGFNREVDLETAEEIGKDFYECVVAPGFSEEALEILKAKKNIRLMQIPPYPPLSKGGWDFKRVAGGLLVQDRDRIVEDIRGSKVVTKRPPTEEEWDAMVFAWKVARHVKSNAIVLAGPPSEGQGEENGMLRTLGVGAGQMSRVDSVRLAISKMDTLSPRRERVLASDAFFPFRDNVDEAAKAGVTAIIQPGGSLRDQESIDAANEHKIAMVFTGIRHFKH, encoded by the coding sequence ATGCCTCGAATTCAAAGGGCACTACTCAGTGTTTCTAACAAAAAAGGAATAGTTGAGTTCGCCCAGTTTTTAGAGAGCATTGGAATCGAGATCCTTTCGACCGGTAGAACCGCCCAGATCTTGCAGGAGAAGGGGCTTAATATTCGCGAGGTCTCCAATTATACCGGTCAGCCGGAGATCCTCGACGGTCGCGTCAAGACGCTCCATCCGAAGATCCATGGCGGTATCCTGGCGGTCAGATCCGACAAGGGGCACTTGCAAGAGATCAAGGAGTTGGGGATTTCGCTGATTGATCTCGTCGTCGTGAATCTCTATCCATTTGAAGAAACGATCCAGAAGAAGAATGTGACGCTCCAGGAGGCTATTGAGAATATCGATATTGGTGGACCGGCGATGCTTCGTGCAGCGGCGAAGAACTGGCAGGATGTCGCGGTCATTTGTGATCCGGATGATTATGCCGACCTCATTGAAGAGTTGAAGCAGAGAAAAGGGGAGATCTCCAAGGAGACAAGTTTCAGGCTTTCAAAAAAGGTCTTTGCCCTGACCTCTAGGTACGATGGGGCGGTCGCTGCCTACTTCTCGGGGGGGCGTGAAGAGGAATTCCCGGAAGTTTTTTCGCTTCAGGCAGAGAAGATTCAGGATCTGCGCTATGGGGAGAATCCGCATCAGAAGGCGGCGTTTTATAAGGCTGTAGGGGCGACCGGCCGGTCGCCCCTACAGGAGGCTTCCGTTACATCATCCAAACAGCTCCACGGCAAGGAGCTCTCGTTTAACAACATCCTCGATCTCGATGCAACGATTGAACTGGTGAAGGAGTTTGAGGCGCCGGCCTGTGTGATTGTGAAACACACGAATCCGTGTGGGGTGGCTGTTGGCACGATCGCGAATCGCGATCGCGATCGAGGAACGTGCCGACAGCTCTTTGTTGAGGCACGTTCCTGTGACCCCCTCTCCGCCTTTGGGGGGATTATCGGGTTTAACAGGGAAGTGGATCTTGAAACAGCGGAGGAGATCGGGAAGGATTTTTATGAATGTGTGGTGGCGCCGGGGTTTTCGGAGGAGGCGCTAGAGATTTTGAAGGCCAAGAAAAATATTCGTCTAATGCAAATCCCCCCTTACCCCCCTTTGTCAAAGGGGGGCTGGGATTTCAAACGAGTGGCTGGCGGGTTGCTTGTCCAGGATCGGGATCGGATCGTCGAAGATATTCGTGGGTCAAAGGTTGTGACGAAACGTCCTCCAACTGAAGAGGAGTGGGATGCGATGGTGTTTGCCTGGAAGGTTGCGAGGCATGTGAAGTCGAATGCGATTGTGCTGGCGGGCCCGCCTTCCGAAGGCCAAGGAGAAGAGAATGGGATGTTGCGGACGTTGGGAGTTGGTGCGGGACAAATGAGTCGGGTGGATAGTGTGAGATTGGCGATATCAAAAATGGATACCCTCTCCCCTCGGCGGGAGAGGGTCTTGGCTTCCGACGCCTTTTTCCCCTTTCGTGATAATGTTGATGAGGCGGCGAAGGCCGGCGTGACGGCGATCATCCAGCCCGGAGGTTCTCTTCGCGATCAGGAATCAATCGATGCCGCCAATGAACATAAGATCGCGATGGTTTTTACCGGCATACGACATTTCAAACATTAA